CGATCTGCGCGTGGCACGGCCTGGTGTCGTAGGCACCATCGCCGCCGATGGTATCGATCACCACATCAGCCGGAATCTGGTCGAGCAGATCAGGCAACACTTCGCCATCACCTTCGTCCCGATAGGTCATCAGTGCAGCGCCGATCTGACCGGTGTTCGCGTCCATCGCAAGATGTACCTTTCGCCATGTCCGGCGTTTCGAACAGCCGTGCTTGCGCACTTTCCACTCGCCCTCGCCGTACACCTTCAGTCCAGTACTATCGATCACCAGGTGCAAGGGTGCATCGGGACGCTGCGTTGGCAGTACGACTTTCAGGGTCTGTGCGCGACGGCTCAAGGTCGAGTAGTTCGGCACCGGCAAGCCCGGGTAGGCGAGTTTGTGCAGACTGAGCGCGAAGCCTTGCAGAGCGCGCAGCGGCAGATGAAAGACCTGCTTGAGCCCGAGCAACATCTGAATCACCGCATCGCTGTAGACACGCGGCCGACCGCGCCTGGCCGGGCCAGCCTCAGATACCGGCACCAGTACGCTTTCGTCAATCCACGTGGTCACGTCACCTCTCGAGATCAGACCGGCGTTGTATTCCCGCCAGTTTCTGACGCGGTACACCCCTTTGGGCTCGCTTGCCTTGCGTTCGTCCTTGCGCATCTTCTCGGGGAAAAAATCGAGAATCTACGCAGTTCGATGCGAAGTTAACATCCTGGACAACCCGAGCGTTGCGCGTAAACGTCAAGCCCTCGCGAAGCGCCCTGATTTTTGCAACAACGCCAGCCGAAAGTATTAGCAAAAGTCTTTCGCTATCAGTCATGGCTACCCCCGTTGTATGGTTGGTAGATTTGCGTAAAAAAATCCGACTGTACTGCTGTGCAGCAAGCGCCCGTCTATAGTCGATCACGCCAAACGTGCTGCTCCGGCCAGTGCCTGGATCGCCGACTCGCACCGTTCCGGAGCGGGGCATGCCAGCAAGTCACATACGTCAGCCGGTGGGGCGAAAGACGACGGATAAAGCCAAACGTTTGTCATGAAAAATGCTGCGTTGCAGGATAGGCTCAAGACGTCTCAATTGTTAAATCAAGTGGCGAAATATATGACGATCGCTCTTTCGATTCTTTCGAAATTTTGTTTCGGCTGGACGCTTCTTTATCTGATCTTCAGCTTGCTTTCCGCTTTGAAGGTCGGGAGACGGCACTTTCAGCCGGTCATCTTTCTTGAGTTTCAGCCGCATCGCGCGCGCGGCCCCTGGGAAGCTGCAAGGGCTAAGTTGATGATGCGGATGGGGCTATGCACGATCTTCATCGTGCCCGTCGGAATTGCGTCTTTTATCGTGTCAATGTTTATTTCGTAGATCTGCAACGTCAGCTTCAATCGAGGACTGCTAACAACGTCAATGAAGGCTTCCCTGGCGCGGTGTTAGCCGGACGTCCTGTCCCAGGCAATAAAAACAACCACTTGAAGTTGCAGACAGTCAGTCGCAATTCTCAGTGACGATTTCGGAATAGTAATTGTTCCGGTCGTGGGGGATCGCCTCGAATGCAGCCTTCGGTATCGGATGAAATCATGCCGGTTGTGGCGGCAATAGACCGGAAAATTGGGTGGAATCAGCCAAATCCATGGCGCATTTTGCCACGGTGGCTTGCTCATATTTTTCTGACCCGGTGCACCTCATTGACCTGAAGAGCTGACGCGAATTGGTTTGATAGCATCAGATTAGCGGAGCACGAGGATTGGAATCCACAGGTCGCTTCAACGTGTGCAAAGAATGTATGGGCTGGCGCTCGCACCTGCAAATGTCCATTCAATTCGTGCAGATTGTGGACCATCGAAACTGAATGGATTCGGATGCGTTGTATGGGCTCGGATGCCCCTTTGGAAGAGTGTAGCGGTAAAATTGACGCAGCCACGGAGTAGAGTCAAGCAGGCGTCAAACAGTGAGATTTTCTGGATAAAGAATGCCCAGTCGAGGTCGTGGCAGTTCACCCTAAATTGCTACGTGAATGGGTTGCTGTATGTGAGCCAAGCACAATGCGAGAGACACGTGGATAGCCTGTTCAGACGCGTCAGGAGCGAATGGGCTAAAACGCCAACATGTTGGCGTTTTCCGTCAGTCACATTACGTCTGAAGGCAGCCTATGTATGATGCACTGCAACTGAAGCCGAGGCAGTCCTTTTAAAAGTGAGGGGTGGCGGTAGTGTTTGATATTTAAGCTATTGCAGATCATTCATTACGGCGCCCGGAAAAGGCGAGCAGCGGTTTTGCGGAGAAATGACGTACATCGTCGGGTTTTTTAAAAAAATGCGCGATCTTTATGATCGGTGCGAGAAGTACGAATCTCATGTCAGGTTAATACTCCACGTCACTGCTGCGAGTGGCTGCAGCTGCCGCCAGTCGTAAACCGCACAGCTCAATTCAACTCGCATCTGTTTTGAGGCAGACGATGTAGCGTCGGTGGACATGATCTTGGCGAACTTTGTACGGCCCATGATCGAGGGAGATACGTCAGGCCGCCTACAGTGTGGGGAAATCAAAAGTGCAGCATTTCTGATCCTGTTGGAATATCGAATAGGAATACGTATGGGTCACACATCGATGAGTGAGTCGGAAGTTAGTGATAGTGATATCAAAATAGTTCCGACGGAAGAGCGCGCCTCTGCAGCGGCTGTGCGACTCGTACCTGTTGTACTTGCGGGAGGAGTGGGTTCGCGACTGTGGCCCGTGTCACGGGAACAATATCCAAAGCAATTGATTGATTTGCTGGGGCGGGATTCGTTACTACAAGCAACTGTGCAACGGATGAAGGGGTTCCATTCCGATGGAGGTACGGTCAGCACGCCGATCATCGTATGCGGCGACGATCACCGCTTCGTTACGTCGGAACAACTCCGGGCAAGAGGAATCGACGCACGCATCGTGGTTGAACCGACGCGACGCGACACGGCACCTGCGCTGACACTTGCCGCTGCGGCGGCATGTTCGGATGGTGACGACGCGATCATTGTTGCAATGCCGGCAGATCATTCGATCGAGAACCTCAATGCCTTCCAGTCGACGATTGCGTTGGCGGCTCGGCATGCGCAGCGCGGCGCGATTGTGACACTGGGCGTGCCGCCGACGCGTCCTGATACGGGCTTTGGTTACATCAAGCTTGGTACTGACCTTAGCGGTGGCGCGCATCGTATTGAGCGATTCGTCGAAAAACCGGCGGCCGAATTGGCCGCGCGGTACGTCGCATCGGGGCAGTACTGGTGGAACAGCGGAATATTCGTTGTGCGGGCGAGCGTATGGCTCGCTACGCTCAAGGTCATACAGCCGGCGATGCACGACGCGTGCTTGTTAGCCCACGCGCAAGGCACTTGCGATGGGTTGTATTTCCGTCCTGGTGTAGAGGCTTTCAAGTCTTCCCCGTCGGACTCGATTGACTACGCGGTGATGGAACGTCTCGGATCGGACGAACGACTCGCGGAAGGCGTGGTGGTATCGCTTGACGCAGGGTGGTCGGATCTTGGGTCCTGGGACGCCGTGTGGGAAGCACTCGACAAGGACGCGGACGGCAACGCTGCGCGCGGACGAGTCGTGTTCGAAGGGACGACGTCCAGCGTCGCCCACTCGCAGGGGCGTCTCATCGCCTGCGTCGGCGTGACCAACGTGGTCGTTGTGGAGACCGACGATGCCGTGCTGGTCGCCGACCGCTCGCGCTTGCAGGAAGTAAAGAGTGTGGTTAGCCGGATGAAAGCGCTGCAAGCTCCCGAGGCCGATGCGCATCGAAAGGTACGGCGCCCATGGGGTTACTACGACTCAATCGATCGCGGTGAGCGCTTTCAGGTAAAGCGGATCGTCGTCAATCCAGGCGGCCGCCTGTCATTGCAATTGCATCACCATCGCGCCGAGCACTGGACTGTGGTAAGTGGCACGGCGCTCGTCACTCGCGGCAGTGAGGAATTTATGCTCAGTGAGAATCAATCGACATTTATTCCGCTGGGTGTGACGCATCGTCTGGAGAATCCGGGCAAGTTGCCACTCGAACTTATCGAAGTGCAGTCCGGATCGTATCTCGGCGAAGACGACATCGTCCGTTTCGATGACACATACGGGCGCGCGTGACGCGTCGGTATGTTACGCAGTCCAACTTCAGGCGGGGAATCGCGAGATGCTCGGGATACAGGCGTTATTGGCGCGGCTTGTCGATTTGGTCCTCATCGTGACGGGGGCCATGGTGGCGTCGCATATTCGCTTTGAGGATCTAGGGCAGAGTCGAGGAGACGGGGCGTTCATTACGTTTTCCGTCGCATTCGCGTTGGTGTCGTTTCCGGTTTTCGGCTTGTACGAGTCGTGGCGTGGCCGTTCGATGTTGCGGTTGACCGGGCAGGGTTCGATAGCGTGGCTGGTAGTGCAGGCGTGCGGTCTGGTGCTGATGTTCTCGCTGCACCGCACGGATTTCATCTCACGCCTGTGGTTCGCCTATTGGACCGCGATCACGGGCGGTGCATTGATCGTATCGCGACTGATGTTACATGCCGTTCTGCGCAGCGTGCGTTATGCCGGTCTGAATTTGCGCAACGTGGCAGTGCTCGGGGTCGGGGCTCATTGCCAGGAAGTGGTGGGCAAACTCGAGGCGTCCCCTTCCAGCGGTTTTCGTGCATCCGCGGTGTTCGATGTGGGGCCGGAAGGAAGTGTCGTGCTGAACGGCGTGCCGGTGTTTGACGATTTTCACAGGTTTGCCGAACACGTTCGGAGCGCAGGCGTACGGGAAATCTGGCTGGCTTTGCCCTTGGCGGAAGCGTCGACCATGCTGCGCTTCGTCAATGAATTCCGTGACGACCTCGTGAATATCCGCTTCATTCCTGACGTGCGCAGCATGGCGTTATTCGAAGGCGGCGTGATCGACCTGATCGGGGCGCCGGCGATTAGCCTTGTCGCATCGCCTTTGCCAGCACGCGCAATCGTGCAGAAGGAAATTTTCGATCGCGTATTTGCGGCGCTTGCGTTACTCGCGTTGATACCGTTGTTGACGATCATTGCGGTTGCCGTGAAGTGTTCATCGCGTGGGCCGGTGTTTTTCACGCAACATCGCAAAGGGGCTGATGGCCGCGTGTTCAAAATCTACAAGTTCCGGACGATGCGTCCACATGCCGAAAAGACAGGTGTGGTCACGCAGGCTACGAAGGGTGACCCGCGCATCACTCGCGTGGGTGCTCTGCTGCGACGGACGAGCCTT
The Paraburkholderia sp. BL23I1N1 DNA segment above includes these coding regions:
- a CDS encoding mannose-1-phosphate guanylyltransferase/mannose-6-phosphate isomerase is translated as MGHTSMSESEVSDSDIKIVPTEERASAAAVRLVPVVLAGGVGSRLWPVSREQYPKQLIDLLGRDSLLQATVQRMKGFHSDGGTVSTPIIVCGDDHRFVTSEQLRARGIDARIVVEPTRRDTAPALTLAAAAACSDGDDAIIVAMPADHSIENLNAFQSTIALAARHAQRGAIVTLGVPPTRPDTGFGYIKLGTDLSGGAHRIERFVEKPAAELAARYVASGQYWWNSGIFVVRASVWLATLKVIQPAMHDACLLAHAQGTCDGLYFRPGVEAFKSSPSDSIDYAVMERLGSDERLAEGVVVSLDAGWSDLGSWDAVWEALDKDADGNAARGRVVFEGTTSSVAHSQGRLIACVGVTNVVVVETDDAVLVADRSRLQEVKSVVSRMKALQAPEADAHRKVRRPWGYYDSIDRGERFQVKRIVVNPGGRLSLQLHHHRAEHWTVVSGTALVTRGSEEFMLSENQSTFIPLGVTHRLENPGKLPLELIEVQSGSYLGEDDIVRFDDTYGRA
- a CDS encoding undecaprenyl-phosphate glucose phosphotransferase produces the protein MLGIQALLARLVDLVLIVTGAMVASHIRFEDLGQSRGDGAFITFSVAFALVSFPVFGLYESWRGRSMLRLTGQGSIAWLVVQACGLVLMFSLHRTDFISRLWFAYWTAITGGALIVSRLMLHAVLRSVRYAGLNLRNVAVLGVGAHCQEVVGKLEASPSSGFRASAVFDVGPEGSVVLNGVPVFDDFHRFAEHVRSAGVREIWLALPLAEASTMLRFVNEFRDDLVNIRFIPDVRSMALFEGGVIDLIGAPAISLVASPLPARAIVQKEIFDRVFAALALLALIPLLTIIAVAVKCSSRGPVFFTQHRKGADGRVFKIYKFRTMRPHAEKTGVVTQATKGDPRITRVGALLRRTSLDELPQFFNVLRGEMSVVGPRPHAIEHDELYQKVINGYIHRYRIKPGITGWAQVNGFRGETDRVEKMQKRVEHDLYYLRNWSFALDMRIVVTTVAKGLVSSNAY